A genomic segment from Clostridia bacterium encodes:
- a CDS encoding DegT/DnrJ/EryC1/StrS family aminotransferase codes for MSEASKTTAKTSAASPRAGAGVPLLDLRRQYATIREEVQAAIGHVCETQHLVMGEEVAKFEREVAQFTGAADTVSCASGTDALWLALQASGIGPGDSVITTPFSFFASASTIVRCGARPVFVDVEPSTLNLDPEQVLRRVKLRGDGSLRAIMPVHLYGQCARIDQFQDIAAEHKLTIVEDAAQAYGAAWRGKRAGSLGNAAGFSFYPTKNLSAFGDGGCVTTSDPELAARMRRLRNHGSDRRYYHEEMGWNSRLDALQAAVLRVKMKHIQQWNERRRQVADLYDRLFEEAGLSHGRPLPGEVPLANPAAPVRLLSTAGEAYHIFHQYVVRVPKRDELRQFLADRKIGAEIYYPVPLHLQKCFAYLGYGQGDLPEAEQAAKDVLALPVFPELTEDEQRTVVQAIAQFYS; via the coding sequence TTGAGCGAAGCTTCCAAGACCACCGCAAAAACGAGCGCGGCTTCTCCTAGGGCTGGCGCAGGTGTTCCGCTGCTTGATTTGCGGCGGCAGTACGCAACCATCCGCGAAGAGGTGCAGGCTGCCATTGGGCACGTTTGCGAGACCCAGCACCTGGTCATGGGCGAAGAGGTCGCGAAGTTCGAGCGCGAGGTCGCACAGTTCACCGGCGCGGCCGATACAGTTTCGTGCGCTTCCGGCACCGACGCGTTGTGGCTGGCGCTGCAAGCCAGCGGCATAGGACCGGGCGACTCCGTTATTACGACGCCGTTCAGTTTTTTTGCTTCGGCGAGCACGATCGTGCGTTGCGGCGCGCGTCCTGTGTTTGTGGACGTTGAACCGTCAACACTGAATCTCGATCCTGAGCAGGTGTTGCGCCGCGTGAAACTCCGTGGCGACGGATCGCTGCGCGCCATTATGCCGGTACACCTTTATGGACAGTGCGCGCGCATAGACCAATTCCAGGACATCGCCGCGGAACACAAATTGACCATTGTGGAAGACGCGGCACAAGCATACGGTGCTGCCTGGCGCGGCAAGCGTGCCGGTTCCCTCGGCAACGCCGCTGGCTTCAGCTTTTACCCAACGAAGAACCTGAGCGCATTTGGCGACGGTGGTTGCGTCACGACCAGCGACCCTGAACTGGCGGCGCGTATGCGCAGGCTGCGGAACCACGGCAGTGACCGGCGCTACTACCATGAAGAAATGGGGTGGAACAGCCGGCTCGACGCGCTGCAGGCTGCGGTGCTGCGCGTGAAGATGAAGCACATTCAGCAGTGGAACGAGCGACGCCGGCAAGTAGCCGATTTGTACGATCGACTATTCGAAGAAGCCGGACTCTCGCACGGGCGTCCGCTGCCGGGCGAAGTGCCTCTCGCAAACCCGGCGGCGCCGGTACGGCTCCTCAGTACGGCAGGCGAGGCGTACCACATCTTTCATCAATATGTTGTGCGCGTACCGAAACGCGACGAACTTCGCCAGTTCCTTGCCGACCGCAAGATCGGCGCGGAAATCTACTACCCGGTGCCGCTGCATCTGCAGAAGTGTTTCGCCTACCTTGGATACGGTCAGGGCGATCTGCCGGAAGCAGAGCAGGCGGCGAAGGATGTGCTCGCGTTGCCGGTCTTCCCCGAACTTACAGAGGACGAACAGCGAACCGTCGTGCAAGCGATTGCACAGTTCTACAGCTAA
- a CDS encoding DUF309 domain-containing protein produces the protein MQQAWRKGAVWRPMTDEHLQRGIELLNAQQFFDAHEELENAWRAAPPDYKLFYQSLVQVAVAMHHCSKGNLRGGRSVLDRAVRNLVASARASAGFDASGLHEQLVVWQSALANGGEFPPWPQVRMTV, from the coding sequence GTGCAGCAGGCGTGGCGCAAAGGTGCGGTATGGCGTCCCATGACTGACGAACATTTACAACGCGGGATCGAACTGCTGAATGCACAGCAATTCTTCGACGCACACGAAGAATTGGAAAATGCCTGGCGTGCCGCTCCCCCGGACTACAAGCTGTTCTACCAGTCGCTCGTGCAGGTAGCGGTAGCGATGCACCATTGTTCGAAAGGAAATCTGAGGGGCGGGCGCTCAGTCCTTGACCGCGCGGTTCGCAACTTGGTCGCTTCCGCGCGCGCGTCCGCCGGATTTGATGCAAGCGGATTGCACGAGCAGCTCGTGGTCTGGCAATCGGCTTTGGCGAACGGCGGGGAGTTTCCGCCATGGCCGCAGGTGCGCATGACGGTTTGA